tatgcacgcaaaatcggaatttggcgtatctattgcacgataatcacactgcgtgtcatttgtacgcatcttggtgagaacgggtaggttagactgagtgtgacagagaaatgGAAAATAGTCCActaacaaatgaaagagtaatttctgaaatttcataataagcactagtgaggtgcaggtctctctctctttcatgcGTGTGCTCTGGCAAGCAGAAGTCTCTCCAACTGTGCGCAAGAAACTGTGCCGTCAAATAAAGAaaggagttcccgcacataatgctgttagttgttataaagtttaagtttactcgcgtttaaATCAGTGACGTGTGCGCAGATCGAGAGAGATTCCTCTCACAAGGAACGTAATAgcagtgattgacaagccagagggccaatcGTTGATGCAATGATTGCTTCAATgattggctgatgtttttaaggccCTACCTTGTGCACAGAAGacgtatattaatattattactttcagtgtacctaataaatagtctttcatcatttagtaaagacagtttcaagtaatattgcaaaaatgtatttaaaaaaatcctctttTGCACCTTTAAGCGTGTGCCAATAAACGCAGACAAGTTTTGGCAACAATTCTTCAAATTTTAATAACAAGTGGCCAAAATCAATCAAATGTCCCCAAAAATTAAGAATAAAAATTGCCCCCAAACTGAGGTCttgtttatatattcataacacAAAATAGTTAATTTAGCGCATATGGCGGGTTTTATCCAGCCTGTGAGCATGAATGCGAATGTGACATTCAATTTATGCAATTCAGTACACAAGGTAAAGCGAGACACTTAAGATTTAAAATGATCAATCAAGCATTAATTCTATAAGATTTATTATTGAATTGTTATTGTGGTGTTAATAAACCAGCTGAATAATAGTTTCAGTCCATGTTCTTTTAATCTGTGGCAATATTATCATCATTATTGATGCCATAAGCGTTGCGGTATTTTCAGGATTTTTTAATAGTCTGTTTAACAGAATACTTGATTACattgttttataacattttagaTAACCAGGGCCATTTTCCTTTAAGATCTCACGCTGGTCTCTATCATTTCTAATGAATGAATCAAATTCATTGTCAGATATTGAATTTATGACATTTCTAATAGTTTACTGTTTGTCTATTtcagaaaaaactaaaaaaaaggGTGCTTTTAAAAAAGCGGCGAAAGCTATAAAACGCCCATTCCAGAGCCTCTGGAAAACCAAAGTCGAGAACATTGTGCTTTGCCAGGAGGTGAGTAGTAATGTCCTACTATTTAATTGGTTTCATCTACTCAATTCACTTTGTTTGtctacacatacacacactatttgtgtatttatgtatCTTTGATCATCTCTGGCCTTCTCCCCAGCTTGATGCCGATCCAGGCATTCCTGAGCCAAAGGCCGATGTTGACTGTACCAGAGATAAGCCAAAGGCTAGGATCAGTCAGGACCAACACAAACAAAAAGGGGCAAAGTTTCCCTTCTTTGACTGGCTCCGGAGGGGCAAAGTGGAGCCTATGCCGTCTCCACAGCCTGAAGCCGTTGCAGCTCGTCCTGATGAATGGGATGATGCTGACCTCGGCAATTCTCAGTCAAAGACTAACGTTGGTCCAGACAAACCTAACGCATTGGCGAAAATTCGACAATTCTTTAACCGCCTCCGGAGAAACGATGGGGACCTTGTTGTGCCTTCTGCACGGCAAGATGCCGATACGGCTAATCCTGTTTCAAAGGATGATGCCGATCTGGCCAGTCCCTCTGTAGACATTGCCGCGCTACAGGAAGCTTCAGTTCCAGCTTATATTGGGCTAAACAAAACTAACAAACAACCCAAACTAAAAGCTGTCAGCAGTCCTGATACAAAGGATGATGCTGATCTGGCCAGTACTTTTGTAGCCGATGCCGAGCTACACAAAGCTTCAGTTCCAGCTTATATTGGGCTAAACAAGACTAACAAACAACCCGAACTAAAAGCTGTCAGCAGTCCTGATACAAAGGATGATGCTGATCTGGCCAGTACTTTTGTAGCCGATGCCGAGCTACAGAAAGCTTCAGTTCCAGCTTATATTGGACTTAAAAAGACTAACAAACAACCCGAACTAAAAGCTGTAAGCAGTCCTGATACAAAGGATGATGCTGATCTGGCCAGTACCTCTGTAGTCGATGCAGAGCTACAGAAAGCTTCAGTTCCAGCTTATATTGGGCTAAAGGGTTGTGAAAATCATAATCTTGATTTAAAGAATAGCAAACAATTCAAACTTAAGGCTGCCAGTAATCCTGACCCAAACGTTCCAGACAATCCTGGGCAAAAATCGTCCAGAAATCCCAGACCAAAAGTTAAAGAAAACCCTGGGCAAAAATCGGCCAGAAATCCCGGACCAAAAGTTAAAGAAAACCCTAGACAAAAATTGGCCAGAAATCCCAGACCAGCAGTTGCAGAAAATCATGGGCAAAAATCTGCCAGAAATCCCAGACGAAAAGTTAAAGAAAATCCTGGACAAAAATTAGCCAGAAATCTCAGACCAGAAGTTGAGGAAAATCCAACGCTAAAAGTTGCTAAGGAACCTGAGCCAAAAGTTGAAGAAATTCCCACACTAAGCGGTaccagaattttcttttttttaatcatattaTAAGTACTTGGAAATGTATTCAGCCATATTTTGCTCTGTTAAATCAATACAGTAAATTTCAATGGCTTGTGCTcatccatttttttaacaatgtatTTTGGGAGTCTCCTTGTTTACATGAGCAACTTATTAACATTtcttgtcatttaaaaaagaaaaggtAACAAGttttaatagatttttttataatcCGTTTAAAACAGAGTGACACAACTTTAGTAAACAAA
This Misgurnus anguillicaudatus chromosome 11, ASM2758022v2, whole genome shotgun sequence DNA region includes the following protein-coding sequences:
- the LOC129416579 gene encoding uncharacterized protein; the encoded protein is MWSRWSITKHSDGGDVEGVDFVLPGAVLTSNNTVRTTGLLLDVMNAAGGSKEGEVTARDEPNSSTVFVNKEESDGGDVGVVGFVLPNAVLTHDTVQTTGCLSNVMRAGSSNQVRGEEFSPTYGGVESVSEKTKKKGAFKKAAKAIKRPFQSLWKTKVENIVLCQELDADPGIPEPKADVDCTRDKPKARISQDQHKQKGAKFPFFDWLRRGKVEPMPSPQPEAVAARPDEWDDADLGNSQSKTNVGPDKPNALAKIRQFFNRLRRNDGDLVVPSARQDADTANPVSKDDADLASPSVDIAALQEASVPAYIGLNKTNKQPKLKAVSSPDTKDDADLASTFVADAELHKASVPAYIGLNKTNKQPELKAVSSPDTKDDADLASTFVADAELQKASVPAYIGLKKTNKQPELKAVSSPDTKDDADLASTSVVDAELQKASVPAYIGLKGCENHNLDLKNSKQFKLKAASNPDPNVPDNPGQKSSRNPRPKVKENPGQKSARNPGPKVKENPRQKLARNPRPAVAENHGQKSARNPRRKVKENPGQKLARNLRPEVEENPTLKVAKEPEPKVEEIPTLSDFHSKYEANLIDRDSGKFFKGIRKADGKEVAIKFVNIESHTKFVSVPGYSKPLPEKVAVMLKLREAPECPYVIQMYDWYEMDNKFILVFEYLTNCDKLWTYIRHRRKLKEDKARYLLVQLLRAVKHCLDNGVLHRSIRSPVILVEKSSLHLKLCDFTCGTLVGSDGYSTTFNGYKHAASPEDWNVCQLSFLLYEMLNGQEIYPAYCTSSEEEFKFYNPFVSRDAFDLIHWGIGMPEDRPTIHQFLAHDWFKDEGLLDINPYEQPAVNKTFEDDWTTKEWRRKLKALKEERRTFIKKKGL